A portion of the Burkholderia sp. GAS332 genome contains these proteins:
- a CDS encoding Ribonuclease BN, tRNA processing enzyme translates to MSDQPFGRSRRDFMRIAVTAGTTAALPWMQDAHAQSPASSATPAPTAGLPAKGTQLILLGTKGGPTPSDLRAAPANVLVVDGQPYVVDCGNGVALQLTKAGIKLPGIRDIFLTHHHSDHNADLGNLVFLAWATGLHTPVNLYGPPRMTKMIDDFVDMNAIDLDVRMREEGRPPFRPLINIHEFDGPRLVMEDDRVRVTSTLVDHYTIKPAFAYRFETKDRTVVFSGDTTYYPALAEFAKGADVLVHEVMYLPALQKLMKTVDNAPTLLDHLVKSHTTTEQVGKIAAAAGVKTLVLSHFVPGGDPAITDEMWAADARKHFDGQVIVGKDLQVI, encoded by the coding sequence ATGAGTGATCAGCCGTTCGGACGTTCCCGTCGTGATTTCATGCGTATTGCCGTTACGGCAGGCACCACCGCAGCGCTGCCGTGGATGCAGGACGCTCACGCGCAGTCACCGGCCAGCTCCGCAACCCCTGCACCCACCGCTGGGCTCCCGGCAAAGGGCACACAGCTGATCCTGCTCGGCACCAAGGGCGGCCCGACGCCATCTGACCTGCGCGCGGCGCCGGCGAACGTGCTGGTGGTCGACGGTCAGCCCTACGTGGTCGATTGCGGCAACGGCGTCGCGCTGCAATTGACCAAAGCGGGTATCAAACTGCCGGGCATTCGTGACATCTTCCTGACCCACCATCATTCGGACCACAACGCCGACCTCGGCAACCTCGTGTTCCTCGCCTGGGCCACCGGCCTGCATACGCCCGTCAACCTGTACGGTCCGCCGCGCATGACCAAGATGATCGACGACTTTGTCGACATGAACGCGATCGATCTCGACGTGCGAATGCGCGAAGAAGGCCGCCCGCCGTTCCGGCCACTGATCAACATCCACGAATTCGACGGGCCGCGCCTCGTGATGGAAGACGACCGCGTGCGCGTCACCTCGACACTGGTCGACCACTACACGATTAAGCCGGCATTCGCTTACCGCTTCGAGACCAAGGACCGCACGGTCGTATTCTCCGGCGACACGACTTACTACCCGGCGCTTGCCGAGTTCGCGAAAGGCGCAGACGTACTAGTGCATGAAGTGATGTACCTGCCCGCGCTCCAGAAGCTGATGAAGACCGTCGACAACGCGCCGACGCTGCTCGATCACCTCGTGAAGAGCCACACCACCACTGAGCAGGTCGGCAAGATCGCCGCGGCGGCCGGCGTCAAGACACTGGTGCTGAGCCATTTCGTGCCGGGCGGCGATCCCGCGATTACCGACGAGATGTGGGCCGCCGATGCGCGCAAGCATTTCGACGGACAAGTCATCGTCGGAAAAGACCTGCAGGTTATCTGA
- a CDS encoding DNA-binding transcriptional regulator, LysR family, with the protein MTPDTDLRNVDLNLLLVFDVLYRTRSTTRAAESLHLTQPSVSNALKRLRSLFDDILFVKTADGMQPTPRADGIAALVDEGFASLRLALQAGRMFDPATATRTFRLYVSDLGQAIFIPPLVAHLRQVAPGVRIVTADPPLDAAQQMMKLGQIDLAIGMFSGLHADFHQQRLFHETYAALVRNDHPTIGAMLSVEQFFAADHVVYTPTAGSHAHFEAEFNAQSSHDGNARHVVLQLAHSFGLDRIVSSSDLVACIPSRLARVLASRHDVRAVALPFDIAPVDITQFWHERYQRDEAHQWLRALVYELFHDLRPSAVL; encoded by the coding sequence ATGACACCCGATACCGACCTGCGCAACGTCGACCTGAATCTGCTGCTGGTGTTCGACGTGCTTTACCGGACCCGGAGTACGACGCGCGCGGCGGAGTCGCTCCATCTGACACAGCCTTCCGTCAGCAACGCGTTGAAGCGGCTGCGCTCCCTGTTTGACGACATCCTGTTCGTGAAGACAGCCGACGGCATGCAGCCCACGCCCAGAGCCGACGGAATCGCGGCGCTCGTGGACGAAGGGTTCGCGTCGCTGCGTCTCGCGCTGCAGGCAGGCCGGATGTTCGATCCGGCCACCGCCACGCGCACGTTCCGCCTATACGTCAGCGATCTCGGACAGGCGATCTTCATCCCGCCGCTGGTCGCGCATTTGCGTCAGGTCGCGCCAGGTGTCCGAATCGTCACGGCCGACCCGCCACTCGACGCCGCGCAGCAGATGATGAAACTCGGCCAGATCGATCTCGCGATCGGTATGTTCAGCGGTCTGCATGCCGACTTCCATCAGCAGCGGCTCTTTCACGAGACTTACGCGGCGCTCGTGCGCAACGACCATCCCACGATAGGCGCCATGCTTTCCGTCGAGCAGTTCTTCGCGGCCGACCATGTGGTCTATACGCCCACAGCCGGTAGCCACGCGCATTTCGAGGCAGAATTCAATGCGCAGTCCTCGCACGACGGCAACGCTCGCCACGTGGTATTGCAGCTCGCGCATTCGTTCGGTCTGGATCGCATTGTCTCGTCTAGCGACCTCGTCGCCTGTATTCCGAGCCGCCTCGCGCGCGTGCTGGCGAGCCGGCACGATGTCCGCGCAGTCGCGCTGCCGTTTGATATCGCGCCAGTCGATATCACTCAGTTCTGGCATGAACGGTACCAACGCGACGAAGCTCACCAATGGCTACGCGCACTCGTCTATGAGCTGTTTCACGATCTTCGTCCGAGCGCTGTTCTCTGA